In the Limanda limanda chromosome 1, fLimLim1.1, whole genome shotgun sequence genome, one interval contains:
- the mapkap1 gene encoding target of rapamycin complex 2 subunit MAPKAP1 isoform X2 translates to MQMAQEKVHPMTVVTIANARVHDLIGLICWQYTSEGREPKLNENVNAYCLHIAEDDGEVDTDFPPLDSNEPIHKFGFSTLALVEKYSSPGLISRQSLFVRINAAHGFSLIPVDSLKVTMKEILQKALKKRKGSQKGSGPMYRLEKQTEPNVAVDLDLTLESQSTLEFCLVRENSSRGEESSEEDPPVDITTVQDMLSSHHYKSFKISMIHKLRFTTDVQLGISGEKVEIDPVTNQKASTKFWIRQKPISIDSDHLCACDLVEERSPTHAIFKLTYLSNHDYKPLYFESDAGTVNEIVLKVNYILESRSSTSRADYFAQKQRKLSRRTSFSFQKEKKTGQ, encoded by the exons ATCCAATGACAGTGGTGACCATCGCAAATGCCCGTGTCCATGACCTCATCGGGCTCATCTGTTGGCAGTACACAAGCGAGGGACGAGAACCCAAACTCAA TGAGAATGTGAACGCCTACTGTCTCCATATTGCAGAGGATGATGGTGAGGTGGACACTGACTTCCCTCCACTTGACTCCAATGAGCCAATCCACAAGTTTGGTTTCAGCACGTTGGCCTTGGTGGAAAAATACTCCTCTCCTGGTCTCATATCCAGACAGTCGCTGTTTGTCAGAAT AAATGCTGCTCATGGTTTTTCTCTGATACCTGTGGACAGTTTGAAGGTAACTATGAAGGAAATTCTCCAGAAAGCACTCAAGAAGAGGAAAGGCTCACAGAAAGGCTCAG GGCCCATGTATCGCCTGGAGAAGCAGACAGAGCCGAACGTCGCAGTAGACCTGGACTTGACACTGGAGAGTCAAAGCACCCTGGAGTTTTGCCTTGTCAGAGAAAACA GCTCTAGGGGAGAGGAGAGTTCAGAGGAAGACCCTCCTGTTGACATCACCACAGTCCAAGACATGTTGAGCAGTCACCACTACAAGTCATTCAAGATCAGTATGATCCACAAGCTACGCTTCACCACAGATGTCCAGCTAG GCATTTcaggagagaaggtggagatTGATCCTGTTACCAATCAGAAGGCCAGTACTAAGTTCTGGATACGGCAGAAACCCATCTCTATTGACTCAGACCATCTCTGTGCCTGTGACCTTGTAGAGGAGAGAAGCCCCA CTCATGCAATTTTTAAGCTAACCTATCTCAGCAACCATGATTACAAGCCCCTCTATTTTGAGTCCGATGCTGGTACTGTCAATGAAATAGTGCTAAAG GTGAACTATATCTTGGAGTCGCGTTCCAGTACGTCTCGGGCTGATTACTTTGCTCAGAAGCAGCGGAAACTGAGCCGCCGGACCAGCTTCAGCTtccagaaggagaagaagactgGCCAGTAG
- the ajm1 gene encoding apical junction component 1 homolog has translation MTRTDPPDILLSTVHRDIKVNPISSHFESLQCDAINFSTLEDSKSNINKRHCHTFDCKSLDFPKSHKYSMESPYRKADKHAANQDVAWNALGQQQRYRFSAPDIFSNRLTSQPMAAEIASELVVSEQKRRTRSKSAPRVQTSLTPVSFEGCSSSGRKGRESTRAARDSRWRPEVSPRRESSYAATRGHMHEVHPIKLQPQGGDSSGYSPHFAADNSEDGVLDKPATSPHVRCRVDIKPDDAALHHSGPKQCKSQVDIQWQRHHSGASRSLTVPRHFSYSRTPTPTDSLGTESRQTYPYSRSLPNTYQQPMDSHSQRMPSSSDYYGRERRAHSSPNVPTKFFYADNPGRYVTTVPPQPSSYFQDERYTPGQTYTPKVQYVQDPRTRTLHAVATRPYYPEMESYQYSVKTGYPKPYTANEPGPYIIQTPPTRIFYGDDPRSYQIQTAPPRFYYSSDMYAIPPEHHIPARAYYTEGRRHARVIPAQTDDWYGSDASGYSTNPASYVSQVTPTRVRQEPVSTPWYTSPCVEPQRIGTDSKSYSRSWDNILNYHVEKEQPLPVQRGQSYDDLLDSRKPAEATGDKPQPVVVNLSSSPRRYAALSMSDNSLVDKSPTEISKGSTSKLWFVTPEITITDNDIRTGNLNKAEGRSASWDILDSRSTKGQELSHCDFESSTKEKTHDNASLQQSLEQLDELLADLVTDYKPPSRRASEDILDQLKKLIDEEEAVSLSRKSSRAGTEEPAPLDKQPTSIRRHPDPFQEMDRASDAMKSADECSPDQSPDEDDTMMCSNNRCRRTETLFNACLYFKSCHSCYTYYCSRNCRREDWDIHKESCLYGRIGSTCRHIIKHCRETVEVHKAFSRIAKVGYLSRGRGVLFLGFPNPASSSNFLQYGLDSLLMSPTYLSLRELDSFKDNLGEYCKELQQAGKEYDPNECFILNVSIAVGDILADGPSPRNQAPTVRKYAKVALASFSPERKVHKKESDMETLILTPPPGTADIDKDGEEGRKAREICFINIQRELRIRGVFLRHEYPQVYQQLCEFVECNRRFTPTTIYPIDKRTGKQFLCMIMAASEPRTLDWVGAPHLLDDII, from the coding sequence ATGACACGTACAGACCCACCTGACATACTCCTATCAACTGTGCATCGAGATATTAAAGTGAATCCCATTTCTTCCCACTTCGAGTCCTTACAATGTGATGCTATAAATTTCAGCACACTGGAGGACAGTAAGAGTAACATCAATAAAAGGCACTGCCATACCTTTGACTGTAAGTCATTAGATTTCCCAAAATCACACAAATATTCAATGGAGTCCCCATACAGGAAGGCTGATAAGCATGCAGCCAACCAAGATGTTGCCTGGAATGCTTTGGGCCAGCAACAGAGATACCGCTTTTCTGCTCCAGACATTTTTAGCAATAGGTTAACTTCTCAACCAATGGCTGCTGAAATAGCCAGTGAGTTAGTTGTCTCTGAACAAAAAAGAAGGACAAGGTCAAAGAGTGCCCCCCGGGTCCAGACCagtctcactcctgtgtctttTGAAGGGTGCTCATCTTCAGGGAGAAAGGGTAGAGAATCCACAAGGGCTGCAAGAGACTCTCGCTGGAGACCAGAAGTATCCCCACGTAGGGAATCATCATATGCGGCAACTAGGGGCCATATGCATGAAGTACATCCCATTAAGTTACAGCCTCAAGGGGGTGACAGCAGTGGATATTCACCTCACTTTGCTGCTGATAATTCAGAGGATGGAGTACTAGATAAACCAGCAACTAGCCCTCATGTTAGGTGTCGGGTGGACATCAAACCTGATGACGCAGCATTACATCATTCAGGACCGaaacagtgtaaatctcaaGTGGACATACAATGGCAGAGGCACCACAGTGGGGCGAGTAGGAGTCTCACTGTACCACGCCATTTCTCCTACTCTAGAACACCAACTCCCACTGACTCATTAGGTACAGAGAGTAGGCAAACGTATCCATATTCCCGCAGCTTGCCAAATACTTACCAACAACCCATGGATAGTCACTCACAAAGAATGCCCTCATCAAGTGATTACTATGGAAGGGAAAGAAGAGCTCATTCCAGTCCTAATGTGCCAACCAAGTTCTTTTATGCAGACAACCCAGGAAGATATGTTACTACTGTTCCTCCTCAACCAAGTTCTTACTTTCAGGACGAACGTTACACACCAGGACAAACATATACTCCAAAAGTGCAATATGTGCAAGATCCAAGGACTCGCACTTTGCATGCTGTAGCTACAAGACCATATTATCCTGAAATGGAGTCCTATCAATACTCTGTGAAGACAGGATATCCCAAACCCTATACAGCAAATGAACCAGGGCCGTACATCATACAGACACCTCCAACTAGAATATTTTACGGGGATGATCCGAGGTCTTATCAAATCCAGACTGCTCCACCGAGGTTTTATTATTCCAGTGACATGTATGCAATTCCACCTGAGCACCATATCCCAGCAAGGGCATATTATACAGAGGGCCGAAGACATGCTCGAGTTATCCCGGCTCAAACTGATGATTGGTATGGTTCAGATGCATCTGGTTATTCCACCAATCCTGCCTCTTATGTATCTCAAGTCACTCCAACCAGAGTTCGGCAAGAGCCTGTGTCAACACCTTGGTATACCAGCCCATGTGTAGAACCTCAAAGAATTGGCACAGATTCTAAATCTTATTCAAGGTCTTGGGATAATATTCTTAACTATCATGTAGAGAAGGAACAACCTCTTCCTGTGCAGCGTGGTCAGAGCTATGATGATCTTCTGGACTCCAGGAAGCCTGCAGAAGCCACAGGTGACAAACCTCAACCAGTGGTAGTTAATCTCTCCAGTTCCCCAAGACGCTATGCAGCCTTATCAATGTCAGATAACTCACTCGTTGACAAAAGCCCAACAGAGATTTCAAAGGGCAGTACCAGTAAACTCTGGTTTGTCACTCCAGAAATAACAATCACTGATAATGACATTCGAACCGGGAACCTTAATAAGGCTGAAGGTAGGTCTGCTAGTTGGGACATTCTTGACTCCAGAAGCACCAAGGGTCAAGAACTGTCTCACTGTGACTTTGAAAGCTCAACCAAAGAGAAGACACATGACAATGCCTCACTACAGCAAAGCCTAGAACAACTTGATGAACTTCTGGCAGATCTTGTGACGGATTACAAGCCACCGAGTAGAAGGGCAAGCGAGGACATTTTGGATCAACTTAAAAAGTTAATTGATGAGGAAGAAGCAGTATCTCTGTCCAGAAAAAGTTCAAGGGCAGGTACAGAGGAACCAGCTCCCCTTGACAAGCAGCCAACCTCAATAAGAAGACATCCTGATCCTTTTCAAGAGATGGATCGGGCCAGTGATGCAATGAAGAGTGCAGATGAGTGCTCCCCAGATCAGAGCCCAGATGAGGATGATACAATGATGTGCTCAAACAACAGATGTCGGAGGACAGAAACCCTCTTCAATGCTTGCTTATATTTTAAATCCTGCCACAGCTGCTATACCTACTACTGCTCGCGAAACTGTCGCAGAGAGGACTGGGACATTCATAAAGAAAGCTGCTTGTATGGAAGAATTGGAAGCACATGCCGTCACATCATCAAACACTGCCGTGAAACTGTTGAAGTCCACAAAGCCTTCTCCCGGATTGCCAAAGTTGGCTACCTTTCTCGAGGTAGAGGGGTTCTCTTCCTTGGTTTTCCAAACCCGGCATCATCCAGTAATTTCCTGCAGTATGGCCTTGATAGTCTTCTTATGTCTCCTACATATCTGTCCCTTCGAGAGCTTGATAGCTTCAAGGACAACCTAGGGGAGTACTGTAAGGAGCTGCAGCAAGCTGGTAAAGAGTATGACCCAAATGAATGCTTCATCTTGAATGTATCAATTGCTGTTGGTGACATATTGGCTGATGGGCCATCACCAAGGAACCAAGCGCCAACTGTCAGAAAATATGCAAAGGTTGCTCTGGCTTCTTTTAGCCCTGAGAGAAAGGTTCACAAGAAAGAAAGTGACATGGAAACACTCATACTGACTCCACCCCCAGGAACAGCAGATATCGACAAAGACGGAGAGGAAGGCAGAAAGGCCAGGGAAATCTGTTTTATCAATATACAGCGAGAGTTAAGAATTCGAGGGGTTTTCTTACGCCATGAATACCCACAAGTGTATCAacagctgtgtgagtttgtggAATGTAACAGAAGGTTCACACCCACTACTATTTATCCCATTGACAAAAGGACTGGTAAACAGTTTTTGTGCATGATTATGGCTGCCTCTGAACCCAGGACATTGGACTGGGTAGGGGCCCCGCATCTCCTTGAtgacattatttaa